One Erythrobacter aureus DNA segment encodes these proteins:
- a CDS encoding MipA/OmpV family protein: MKSMLALTGSLALLGAAPVQAQNVENLPAEEETVFDGDWFSIGVGAVYSASYDGSDDYVFSPIPIVQGKIGGVRINPRAGGVALDFVNDQSEGAKISGGIAARLNRNRATQIEDTVVLSYGELDTAFEVGPSVGISFPGVMNRFDSLSFNVDTLWDVAGAHDGIVVRPTATYFTPLSRGMAISLSAGGSYVDDDYARYYYSVPAGGALPQFQAEGGWDSVGVNLLAGIDLNGNLADGGLALVVLGGYSRMLGDAKQTPFTSIRGDADQWMGALGIGYTF, translated from the coding sequence ATGAAATCGATGCTCGCCCTCACCGGCTCGCTGGCGTTGCTGGGTGCTGCGCCCGTGCAGGCACAAAATGTCGAGAACCTGCCTGCCGAAGAGGAAACGGTGTTCGATGGCGACTGGTTTTCCATCGGCGTAGGAGCCGTCTATTCGGCAAGCTACGATGGTTCCGACGACTATGTTTTCAGCCCGATTCCCATCGTGCAGGGGAAAATCGGCGGCGTGCGCATCAATCCGCGAGCGGGCGGGGTAGCCCTGGATTTCGTCAACGACCAGAGCGAAGGGGCGAAAATCTCGGGCGGGATCGCGGCGCGCCTCAATCGCAATCGTGCAACTCAGATCGAGGACACGGTGGTTTTGAGCTATGGCGAGCTCGACACGGCTTTCGAAGTCGGCCCCAGTGTGGGGATCAGCTTTCCCGGCGTGATGAACCGCTTCGACAGTCTCAGTTTCAATGTCGATACTCTGTGGGACGTTGCAGGCGCGCATGACGGCATCGTGGTCAGACCCACGGCGACATATTTCACGCCGCTCAGCCGCGGCATGGCAATCTCGCTTTCTGCTGGCGGAAGCTATGTCGACGACGATTACGCTCGATATTACTATTCCGTCCCCGCTGGCGGGGCCTTGCCGCAGTTTCAGGCCGAAGGGGGGTGGGACAGCGTCGGGGTGAACCTGCTCGCCGGGATCGATCTCAACGGCAATCTCGCCGATGGCGGTCTCGCACTGGTGGTGCTGGGAGGTTACTCGCGCATGCTGGGCGACGCCAAACAGACCCCCTTCACGTCCATTCGCGGTGATGCGGATCAATGGATGGGCGCCTTGGGGATCGGCTACACCTTCTAA